The uncultured Mailhella sp. genome segment ACCGGAGCGCTCGCTTCCAGAATGTTGCTCGCCGCCGCATAGGCTATCTGATTGCACGGACCGACCACAAAATCTTCAAAGGAGTGCTTCCACCCCTTCATCATGGCCGGATTGAAGGTGCGCACCCGAGGCAGCGGCATGGGCAGATCAAGCTGCTTGTCGGCCATGAGCACGGTCGGCGCCGTGGACGGAATGGAAGCCGCCAGCTGCTCAAGACTCGTCGGACGCGGCAACTCCGCCTTCTTGCGCGACGAAGACGCCCGCACCGTCACCTTCACGCGGCTGCCGAGCTGCGAAGACGCCACTTCCGCAATGGCCTGAGAAAACTGATCGCGCACCTGAGCCGCCATAAAATCATTCATGGCGGTCAGGCGAACTTCCCATTCGCAGGCTCCGACAGGTTCAATAAGAAGCCCCTGGCCGCCGGAACGGTCAGTGCGCGACAATTTGACCACATCACCCTTGAGAGGCTCAAGAAAAACCTTGAACTTCCCCTCGGGGAGTCTGCTGCGAAGTTCGTTAAGTATAGAAGACCAGATTTCTTTCATAACAGAGAATCTTTACAGAAGGGCAAAGGAAAATACCATCGGCATGAATCAAAAATCCGCACTATGCCGCAAGTGCGTTTTCCACAACGTCTCGAACTAATAAATCATTATCATAGTTGAAAAAATTTTCAACTCCTCCATTATTGGGCTTTTTATATTAATCCCTTGATAACACTTGAAATTTCTCCGATAACAAAAAAATTCCACAAAGTTTTCCACTTTTTCTTCCACAACTTGCCTTTCATTTTTCTCAAATTTTCTCAATTTTTCTCCATTTTTCATGTTTTTCCTTTGTTTCTCCCCGCCCTCCGAGCTCCCCTGCTCCGCAAAGAAAATCACCCCGCTCATTCTTTTTTTGTTCTTCTTTTTCCCCCACGCCCGCAGCCGCCCATAAAAAATTTCTCAACTCCCCTCACTTCCTGACTTTTTTCTCAAAGTCACAAATTGTCGACATTGGATATCCCCATCCCTGCCTCGCCGAATGCGGCCGTCACGCCCCAAACGCCGCCGCTTCGCACCCCGACAGCCAATATCGCACCCCCAAAAATCCCGGATAATCCCGCCCTGCACAAATCACCAAAACACAGGAAAGACAGAGGAGAGAAAGGCAGAAAAGGCAAAAAGGCAGAAAAGACATCGGGGGAGATAATCTCCCCCGAACCCCCATAATTTGCGGGGCGAACCCTGTCGGGTCCGTCCCGCAGCTTTTTGGGGGAACGGCGAAGCCTCCTCCGTCGTCTTCCTATCGGGCTCCACATCGTCTGTCTGCTTTTCCCCAAGCGTTAAGAGAACACTTTTCGGTTTACTTTCGTGACACTTGGTGTCATCCCCCAAAAATCTGGAAATCCCTTCCTTACTCACGACTGTCCGGCGAAGGCCGGACAGGAGTCGGCCACCGCAGGTGAGTCCGTGAGGACACACCTGCACTGAGTACGCAGCCCGAACAGCGTCCGCCAAGCCCCCCCCCTCGCAGTCCCAGTCTTTCCAAACTTCCGCCTCCCGAAGAACACACAGGCCCGTTTGGGCAAGACATGCTGTACGAACTGCCTTGCTTGCACGACGGCGGCTGCGCTTAACGCCGGAACTGAATTCCGGCTGCGCGCCTGCCGTCGGCCGTGCTCCTGACGTCGCCCGGGGCCCCCAGAGCGTCGAAAAACGGCCTTCCGACTGCACTCCCCCCCCTCCCCCTTGGCCTCGGGCATAATCTTCCCGTTCATCCTGTCCTGCCGAACCGGCGAAGCCGGGAGGCAGAAACAGGGGGGTGCGGGGGGAATTATTTCTGACCTTGCAGGCCTCCCGAAGAACACACAGGCCCGTTTGCGCAAGACACGCTGTACGAACTGCCTTGCTTGCACGACGGCGGCTGCGCTTAACGCCGGAACTGAATTCCGGCTGCGCGCCTGCCGTCGGCCGTGCTCCTGACGTCGCCCGGGGCCCCAGAGCGTCGAAAAACGGCCTTCCGACTGCACTCCCCCCCTCCCCCTTGGCCTCGGGCATAATCTTCCCGTTCATCCTGTCCTGCCGAACCGGCGAAGCCGGGAGGCAGAAACAGGGGGGTGCGGGGGGAATTATTTCCCCCGCATGCCTTTCCTGTCTTAAAGAATTTCGGCAGAAAACGGCGGGGAGGGGTTGACGCGGGGATTTTTCTGGTTATGCTCATTTGTGCAAAATAAACATTGATTTTCAGGTTCGGAAGGAAGGAAGATGCCGCGTCCCAGACAATGTCGATATGTAAGTTCTGCGCCGTCGGTGACGTATTTCAAGCCGCGCGGGATACCGCTGCGCGAGCTTCAGGAAGCGTGTTTGAGCGTGGACGAGCTGGAGGCGTTGCGTCTGGCGGATGCGGAGGGGCTCACGGCGCAGGAAGCGTCGCAGCACATGCGGGTATCGCGTCACACGTTCGGGCGAACGCTGGCGTCGGCGCGGCGCACGGTAGCGCTGGCGCTCACGCAGGGGATGGCGTTGCGCATTGAAGGCGGCACGTACGCCGTGGCTTCCGATTTCTGTTCCGGGCACAAGGAGCACACCATGCAGAAGATTGCAGTTTCGAGTGAAGGACCCGCGCTTGACGACATGGTAGATCCGCGTTTCGGCCGGGCCGGCGGATTTGTCGTTGTCACGCTTCCGGAGAAGAGCGTGGAATACATCGACAACGGAGCCTCGCAGACCATGAGCATGGGCGCGGGCATAGAGACGGCCGAGCGCATGGCGCGCGCTGGCGTGGACGTGGTCATCAGCGGTTATGTGGGGCCAAAGGCCTTTGAAGCGCTGAAGGCGGCGGGCATCAAAATTTGTCAGGACGTGGAAAACGTGAGCGTGCGCGAGGCGGTGGAACGCTTTGAAAGCGGCTCCCTTCCCTTTGCCGAAGCCTCGAACAAGTAGCGGAGGAATCATGCGGGTAGTCATTGCCAGCGGCAAGGGCGGCGCGGGAAAGACCTGCGTGACGGCCTCGCTTGCCGACGTGTGGCGCGGGCCGCTCGTGGCCGTGGACACCGACGCCGAGGCGCCGAATCTGCATCTTTTTCTTCCGCCGCGGATTACGGAAACGACGACGGCATACCTCGACGTGCCGAACATGGATCCGGAAAAGTGCATTCACTGCGAGAAGTGCCGGAACATCTGCACGTACAAGGCCATTGCGTCGTTTGCAGGGCGGATCACTCTTTTTCCCGACATGTGCCACGGCTGCGGCGGATGCTTTGCCGTATGTCCTTCGGGCGCGCTCATTCACGGAAAGCGCGAGCTCGGCGTGCTTGAGAGCGGCGACGTGCTGAACGGTTCGGTAAGATATCTTGCGGGCCGCACGCGCATCGGGGAATCCATGACGCCGCCGCTGCTGCGTCAGGAGCTGCGCCGGCTCTCCGCCATGCTCGACGAATGTTCCGCCGACGCCCTCATCGATTCCCCTCCCGGGGTGAGCTGTCCGGCCGTGACCGTGGCCCGCGAGGCCGACGTGATTCTGCTGGTGGCGGATCCCACGCCGTTCGGCTTTCACGATTTCAAGCTGGCGCATCAGGCGTTTCTGCCCATGGAGCTGCCCGTGGCGGCGGTGATCAACCGTGCCGGGGCGGAAGGCAACGCCGAGGGCGACGAAGCCGTGCGCGCCTACTGCCGCGAACACGACGTGCCCGTGCTTGCCGAGCTTCCCTTTGAACGCGAAGCCGCCGAACAGTACGCGTCGGGTCGTCTTCTGGCGGAACTCTCTCCCGCCTGGCGCAAACGCTTTGAACATTTGAGGGACGCGCTTATCGAATTCGGCGCGAAGCGGGCCCGGGAGGCGCATCATGCGTGAAATCGTCGTCATCAGCGGCAAGGGCGGCACGGGAAAAACCACCGTGAGCGCAGCATTTGCGCATCTGGCCGAAAACAAGGTGATATGCGATCTGGACGTCGATGCTCCCGATCTGCATATTCTGCTTGATCCCAGCCCGCGGGAAACTCACGCCTTCGTCTCCGGCCACAAGGCCGTCATCCGGCGCGACGCCTGCCTTGCCTGCGGCAAATGCGCCGGTCTGTGCGCCTTCGACGCCATTGCCCTGCGCAAGGACGGCTATGCCGTCGATCCGCTGCGCTGCGAAGGCTGCGGCGTGTGTGCGCACCTGTGCCCGGCCGAGGCCATTGATCTGGAAGAGCCCCACTGCGGCGACTGGTACAAAAGCGACACCCGTTTCGGCCCCATGGTTCACGCGCTGCTCTTCCCCGGTCAGGAGAACTCCGGCAAGCTCGTGAGCCTGCTCAAGGCCGAAGCCCGCGCCCTCGCCCGCGAACAGAACCTCGATACCATTCTCTGCGACGGCTCGCCCGGCGTGGGCTGCCCTGTCATATCCTCGCTGTCGGGCGCAAGTCTGACCGTGGGCGTGGTGGAACCCACGCCTTCCGGACGTCACGACTTTCTGCGCGTGGCGGATCTGTGCCGTCATTTCCGCGTGCCGGTGGCCGTGATCATCAACAAGGCGGATCTCAATCCGGAAGAGGCCGACGCCATCGCCAGAGAATGCGAACAGCGCGGCGACGTCCTTCTCGGACGCCTCCCCTTCGATCCCGTGGTCACGCGGGCCATGGTGGCCCGCAAGGCGCTCACGGAATTCGACAATCCTGTGGGAAACAGACTGAAGGACATGTGGTCGGCCCTTCAGAAGCTGAACGTGCGCCGCTGAAAGGCGCCTCTACGACCGTTTTCAGGAGTCTTACATGAGCACTGTTGTTGCCGTTCCTTCCGCCATGCCCGGCGGCCTCGACGCC includes the following:
- a CDS encoding 4Fe-4S binding protein yields the protein MRVVIASGKGGAGKTCVTASLADVWRGPLVAVDTDAEAPNLHLFLPPRITETTTAYLDVPNMDPEKCIHCEKCRNICTYKAIASFAGRITLFPDMCHGCGGCFAVCPSGALIHGKRELGVLESGDVLNGSVRYLAGRTRIGESMTPPLLRQELRRLSAMLDECSADALIDSPPGVSCPAVTVAREADVILLVADPTPFGFHDFKLAHQAFLPMELPVAAVINRAGAEGNAEGDEAVRAYCREHDVPVLAELPFEREAAEQYASGRLLAELSPAWRKRFEHLRDALIEFGAKRAREAHHA
- a CDS encoding ATP-binding protein — encoded protein: MREIVVISGKGGTGKTTVSAAFAHLAENKVICDLDVDAPDLHILLDPSPRETHAFVSGHKAVIRRDACLACGKCAGLCAFDAIALRKDGYAVDPLRCEGCGVCAHLCPAEAIDLEEPHCGDWYKSDTRFGPMVHALLFPGQENSGKLVSLLKAEARALAREQNLDTILCDGSPGVGCPVISSLSGASLTVGVVEPTPSGRHDFLRVADLCRHFRVPVAVIINKADLNPEEADAIARECEQRGDVLLGRLPFDPVVTRAMVARKALTEFDNPVGNRLKDMWSALQKLNVRR
- a CDS encoding DUF134 domain-containing protein codes for the protein MPRPRQCRYVSSAPSVTYFKPRGIPLRELQEACLSVDELEALRLADAEGLTAQEASQHMRVSRHTFGRTLASARRTVALALTQGMALRIEGGTYAVASDFCSGHKEHTMQKIAVSSEGPALDDMVDPRFGRAGGFVVVTLPEKSVEYIDNGASQTMSMGAGIETAERMARAGVDVVISGYVGPKAFEALKAAGIKICQDVENVSVREAVERFESGSLPFAEASNK